A single genomic interval of Mustela nigripes isolate SB6536 chromosome 7, MUSNIG.SB6536, whole genome shotgun sequence harbors:
- the PDRG1 gene encoding p53 and DNA damage-regulated protein 1 isoform X1, producing the protein MRVRSRRRSQTELKRCGGPRELGVGGHHAVTRGGAGAAVPSGGGRARRGGAGGQAAECSSPSGPIPPTVGALPSPRLSGEEEEKRDRSSLEIGQIVDLDTKRNQNREGLRALQKDLSLSEDVMVCFGNMFIKMPHSQTKEMIEKDQDHLDKEIEKLRKQLKVKVNRLFEAQGKPELKGFNLNPLNQDELKALKIILKG; encoded by the exons ATGCGCGTGCGCAGCCGACGCCGCTCCCAAACGGAGTTGAAGCGGTGCGGCGGCCCGCGTGAGTTGGGAGTTGGCGGACACCATGCTGTCACCAGAGGCGGAGCGGGTGCTGCGGTACCTAGTGGAGGTGGAAGAGCTCGCCGAGGAGGTGCTGGCGGACAAGCGGCAG AATGCAGTTCCCCCTCAGGCCCCATCCCACCGACCGTGGGTGCACTGCCTTCGCCAAGACTCtcgggagaagaggaagagaaaagagaccGGAGTAGTCTTGAGATTGGGCAG ATTGTGGACCTGGACACCAAAAGAAATCAGAACCGGGAGGGCCTACGGGCCTTGCAGAAGGATCTCAGCCTCTCTG AAGATGTGATGGTTTGCTTCGGGAACATGTTTATCAAGATGCCTCATTCTCAAACGAAGGAAATGATTGAGAAAG ATCAGGATCATCtggataaagaaatagagaaactCCGGAAACAACTTAAAGTGAAGGTTAACCGCCTCTTTGAGGCCCAAG GCAAACCAGAGTTGAAGGGTTTTAACCTCAACCCCCTCAACCAGGATGAACTTAAAGCTCTCAAGatcattttaaaaggatga
- the PDRG1 gene encoding p53 and DNA damage-regulated protein 1 isoform X2, translating into MLSPEAERVLRYLVEVEELAEEVLADKRQIVDLDTKRNQNREGLRALQKDLSLSEDVMVCFGNMFIKMPHSQTKEMIEKDQDHLDKEIEKLRKQLKVKVNRLFEAQGKPELKGFNLNPLNQDELKALKIILKG; encoded by the exons ATGCTGTCACCAGAGGCGGAGCGGGTGCTGCGGTACCTAGTGGAGGTGGAAGAGCTCGCCGAGGAGGTGCTGGCGGACAAGCGGCAG ATTGTGGACCTGGACACCAAAAGAAATCAGAACCGGGAGGGCCTACGGGCCTTGCAGAAGGATCTCAGCCTCTCTG AAGATGTGATGGTTTGCTTCGGGAACATGTTTATCAAGATGCCTCATTCTCAAACGAAGGAAATGATTGAGAAAG ATCAGGATCATCtggataaagaaatagagaaactCCGGAAACAACTTAAAGTGAAGGTTAACCGCCTCTTTGAGGCCCAAG GCAAACCAGAGTTGAAGGGTTTTAACCTCAACCCCCTCAACCAGGATGAACTTAAAGCTCTCAAGatcattttaaaaggatga